In a genomic window of Gossypium arboreum isolate Shixiya-1 chromosome 7, ASM2569848v2, whole genome shotgun sequence:
- the LOC108460197 gene encoding transcription factor PIF1-like isoform X1 yields MNHCVPDFEMEDDDSIPSTLTRSKKPSMPEDEIMELLWQNGQVVMQSQNQRSIKKSPPFKFQGADPSATKEIRSSSSHHHHQQQQQQQQQQQSLTDHHLFIQEDEMASWLHYPLSDASFDHDFCADLLYPSSAAPCLTSTTATTSAPPPLGKVTQVSALAVASASRPPIPPSRRNELESTRIQNFVHFSRHKAVRVEQSKQSNSKSVVRELTVVDSSDTPAMAPESGASQAMPCNTEAASGENDNINCANMSVAAGANTRSAGVSGSACKDNLAAYEVTVTSSPGGSGASAEPTAQKAAAAEDRKRKGRELEDTEYHSEDVEFESADTKKQTRGSTSTKRSRAAEVHNLSERRRRDRINEKMRALQELIPRCNKSDKASMLDEAIEYLKSLQLQVQMMSMGCGMVPMMFPGVQQYMPTMGMGIGMGMGMDIGRPTMPFTNVLAGSPLPTPAAAAHLGPRFPMPPFHLPPPALAPAPAPDPSRIQPNNQSDTMLNRLGVQNPNQPCVPNFADPYQQYNIGLHPMQLSPPQNQAMAQTSSSKPSTSKGADNLENHPSGDMTR; encoded by the exons ATGAATCACTGCGTCCCCGATTTCGAAATGGAAGATGATGATTCCATCCCTTCTACTTTAACTCGCTCTAAAAAGCCTTCCAT gccaGAGGATGAAATCATGGAGCTGTTGTGGCAAAACGGTCAAGTTGTTATGCAGAGCCAAAACCAAAGATCTATCAAGAAGTCACCGCCGTTCAAATTCCAAGGCGCCGACCCATCTGCTACCAAAGAGATCCGGTCTTCCTCATCTCACCATCATCATCAAcaacagcagcagcagcagcagcagcagcaatcGCTTACCGATCATCACCTCTTTATTCAAGAAGACGAAATGGCTTCATGGCTTCACTATCCTCTCAGCGACGCCAGCTTCGACCACGATTTCTGTGCTGATCTCCTCTATCCTTCCTCCGCCGCCCCTTGCCTTACCTCCACCACCGCCACAACCTCCGCTCCTCCTCCACTCGGGAAAGTTACTCAAGTTTCAGCTTTAGCTGTGGCGTCAGCTTCTAGGCCCCCGATACCGCCGTCGAGGAGGAATGAGTTGGAGTCGACGAGGATTCAGAACTTCGTTCACTTCTCCAGGCATAAAGCGGTGAGGGTGGAACAATCTAAACAGTCTAATTCTAAGAGCGTAGTTAGGGAATTGACGGTCGTTGATTCCAGCGATACTCCGGCTATGGCTCCCGAATCAGGAGCCTCTCAGGCCATGCCCTGCAACACTGAGGCAGCTTCTGGAGAAAACGACAATATTAACTGCGCCAACATGAGCGTCGCTGCAGGAGCCAACACGCGATCAGCTGGTGTCAGCGGGAGTGCCTGCAAAGACAATTTAGCCGCGTACGAGGTCACGGTGACATCGTCACCTGGCGGCTCCGGTGCCAGTGCCGAACCCACGGCTCAAAAGGCAGCCGCCGCTGAGGACCGGAAGCGTAAAGGAAGAGAACTGGAGGACACCGAATATCACAGCGAG GATGTTGAGTTCGAATCTGCTGACACAAAGAAACAAACACGAGGATCCACGTCAACAAAAAGGTCTCGTGCTGCAGAGGTCCATAACCTCTCAGAAAGG AGACGCAGAGATAGGATTAATGAAAAGATGAGGGCTTTGCAAGAACTTATACCTCGTTGCAACAAG TCAGACAAAGCCTCAATGCTGGATGAAGCAATTGAGTATTTGAAGTCACTTCAGTTGCAAGTTCAG ATGATGTCCATGGGGTGTGGCATGGTCCCAATGATGTTTCCTGGTGTTCAACAATACATGCCAACAATGGGAATGGGAATTGGAATGGGCATGGGCATGGATATTGGAAGGCCAACGATGCCATTTACAAATGTTTTGGCTGGCTCACCATTACCAACACCAGCAGCTGCTGCTCATCTGGGTCCAAGATTTCCTATGCCACCCTTTCATCTGCCACCACCGGCTCTGGCTCCAGCTCCAGCTCCTGATCCATCAAGAATCCAACCAAACAATCAGTCAGACACCATGTTAAACCGGCTTGGTGTACAAAACCCGAACCAGCCTTGTGTCCCGAACTTTGCTGATCCTTATCAACAGTATAATATTGGTCTTCACCCGATGCAATTATCCCCTCCACAG AATCAAGCGATGGCCCAGACAAGTTCTAGTAAACCCAGTACCAGTAAGGGAGCTGATAATCTTGAAAATCACCCATCAG GTGACATGACAAGATAG
- the LOC108460197 gene encoding transcription factor PIF1-like isoform X2, with the protein MELLWQNGQVVMQSQNQRSIKKSPPFKFQGADPSATKEIRSSSSHHHHQQQQQQQQQQQSLTDHHLFIQEDEMASWLHYPLSDASFDHDFCADLLYPSSAAPCLTSTTATTSAPPPLGKVTQVSALAVASASRPPIPPSRRNELESTRIQNFVHFSRHKAVRVEQSKQSNSKSVVRELTVVDSSDTPAMAPESGASQAMPCNTEAASGENDNINCANMSVAAGANTRSAGVSGSACKDNLAAYEVTVTSSPGGSGASAEPTAQKAAAAEDRKRKGRELEDTEYHSEDVEFESADTKKQTRGSTSTKRSRAAEVHNLSERRRRDRINEKMRALQELIPRCNKSDKASMLDEAIEYLKSLQLQVQMMSMGCGMVPMMFPGVQQYMPTMGMGIGMGMGMDIGRPTMPFTNVLAGSPLPTPAAAAHLGPRFPMPPFHLPPPALAPAPAPDPSRIQPNNQSDTMLNRLGVQNPNQPCVPNFADPYQQYNIGLHPMQLSPPQNQAMAQTSSSKPSTSKGADNLENHPSGDMTR; encoded by the exons ATGGAGCTGTTGTGGCAAAACGGTCAAGTTGTTATGCAGAGCCAAAACCAAAGATCTATCAAGAAGTCACCGCCGTTCAAATTCCAAGGCGCCGACCCATCTGCTACCAAAGAGATCCGGTCTTCCTCATCTCACCATCATCATCAAcaacagcagcagcagcagcagcagcagcaatcGCTTACCGATCATCACCTCTTTATTCAAGAAGACGAAATGGCTTCATGGCTTCACTATCCTCTCAGCGACGCCAGCTTCGACCACGATTTCTGTGCTGATCTCCTCTATCCTTCCTCCGCCGCCCCTTGCCTTACCTCCACCACCGCCACAACCTCCGCTCCTCCTCCACTCGGGAAAGTTACTCAAGTTTCAGCTTTAGCTGTGGCGTCAGCTTCTAGGCCCCCGATACCGCCGTCGAGGAGGAATGAGTTGGAGTCGACGAGGATTCAGAACTTCGTTCACTTCTCCAGGCATAAAGCGGTGAGGGTGGAACAATCTAAACAGTCTAATTCTAAGAGCGTAGTTAGGGAATTGACGGTCGTTGATTCCAGCGATACTCCGGCTATGGCTCCCGAATCAGGAGCCTCTCAGGCCATGCCCTGCAACACTGAGGCAGCTTCTGGAGAAAACGACAATATTAACTGCGCCAACATGAGCGTCGCTGCAGGAGCCAACACGCGATCAGCTGGTGTCAGCGGGAGTGCCTGCAAAGACAATTTAGCCGCGTACGAGGTCACGGTGACATCGTCACCTGGCGGCTCCGGTGCCAGTGCCGAACCCACGGCTCAAAAGGCAGCCGCCGCTGAGGACCGGAAGCGTAAAGGAAGAGAACTGGAGGACACCGAATATCACAGCGAG GATGTTGAGTTCGAATCTGCTGACACAAAGAAACAAACACGAGGATCCACGTCAACAAAAAGGTCTCGTGCTGCAGAGGTCCATAACCTCTCAGAAAGG AGACGCAGAGATAGGATTAATGAAAAGATGAGGGCTTTGCAAGAACTTATACCTCGTTGCAACAAG TCAGACAAAGCCTCAATGCTGGATGAAGCAATTGAGTATTTGAAGTCACTTCAGTTGCAAGTTCAG ATGATGTCCATGGGGTGTGGCATGGTCCCAATGATGTTTCCTGGTGTTCAACAATACATGCCAACAATGGGAATGGGAATTGGAATGGGCATGGGCATGGATATTGGAAGGCCAACGATGCCATTTACAAATGTTTTGGCTGGCTCACCATTACCAACACCAGCAGCTGCTGCTCATCTGGGTCCAAGATTTCCTATGCCACCCTTTCATCTGCCACCACCGGCTCTGGCTCCAGCTCCAGCTCCTGATCCATCAAGAATCCAACCAAACAATCAGTCAGACACCATGTTAAACCGGCTTGGTGTACAAAACCCGAACCAGCCTTGTGTCCCGAACTTTGCTGATCCTTATCAACAGTATAATATTGGTCTTCACCCGATGCAATTATCCCCTCCACAG AATCAAGCGATGGCCCAGACAAGTTCTAGTAAACCCAGTACCAGTAAGGGAGCTGATAATCTTGAAAATCACCCATCAG GTGACATGACAAGATAG